The following proteins are encoded in a genomic region of Galbibacter sp. BG1:
- a CDS encoding sulfatase — protein MIRFKIKLLFLGALLQFSCGKKEKEQSTTIETERPNIIWLVAEDVSPRFSAYGDSLAYTPNLNKIFEKSIIFENAFTTAGVCAPSRSSIISGMYPTSIGTQHMRQKPSVIPMPGFPKYNAVPPPNVKAFPELLRAAGYWTASYKKLDYQFGEPFTIWDEVTEKPSWRHRTESQQKDPFFIYYTFEITHEINIWPDSTKNRFIEEFNLDRKRMAADVAERPYYDTLHKVTPDLVEVPPFLPDTEISRDHIARLYNNISRMDHQIGEIMKQLKEDGLLDNTIIFFMSDHGDCLPRSKRWIYDSGIKSPLTIYIPEKYLPEGVEQPARIEDLISYIDLAPTVLNMAGAEVPEWIQGKEIFNELYSTPREYIYAGRDRMDNRYDTRRAVRDNQYKYIYNYNPEQIYSQQITFLNQMPLMHQIWEMEKAGKLNRDQSYWLDKPKPKEELFDIQKDPFELNNLAEDEAYKPVLERMRTALKDWQNEYGDWEDTPETEQAEKMWPGGKQPLTANPVIKKDGDKIEISCPTEGASIAYKFNENENWKIYTAPVSVEDKKQIFVKSVRYGYKASDTITQVLEN, from the coding sequence ATGATTAGATTTAAAATTAAGCTCTTGTTTTTGGGAGCTCTACTGCAGTTTTCTTGCGGTAAAAAAGAAAAAGAACAATCAACCACAATTGAAACAGAAAGACCGAACATTATTTGGTTGGTTGCAGAAGACGTGAGTCCGAGATTTTCTGCTTACGGAGATTCTTTGGCTTATACACCTAATTTAAATAAGATATTTGAGAAAAGTATCATCTTCGAAAATGCATTTACCACTGCGGGTGTATGCGCTCCGAGTAGGTCGTCCATTATTTCTGGGATGTATCCTACAAGCATAGGTACGCAACATATGCGGCAAAAACCCAGTGTAATTCCAATGCCTGGTTTTCCTAAGTATAATGCGGTCCCTCCGCCTAATGTTAAGGCCTTTCCAGAATTATTAAGAGCAGCTGGATATTGGACGGCAAGTTATAAAAAACTGGATTATCAATTTGGGGAGCCTTTTACCATTTGGGATGAGGTTACAGAAAAGCCAAGTTGGAGACACCGAACCGAATCTCAGCAAAAAGACCCTTTCTTTATATACTATACATTTGAAATTACACATGAGATAAATATTTGGCCAGATTCTACTAAAAATAGATTTATAGAAGAGTTTAATTTAGATAGAAAACGAATGGCTGCAGATGTAGCAGAAAGGCCTTATTACGACACGCTTCATAAGGTGACGCCGGATTTGGTTGAAGTGCCACCATTTTTACCAGATACCGAGATCAGTCGAGATCATATTGCCAGATTGTACAATAATATTAGCCGAATGGATCACCAGATTGGCGAAATTATGAAACAGCTCAAAGAAGATGGTTTATTAGATAATACCATCATATTTTTTATGAGCGATCATGGGGACTGTTTGCCAAGATCCAAACGTTGGATTTACGATAGTGGTATAAAATCTCCATTAACTATATATATCCCAGAGAAATATCTTCCAGAAGGAGTGGAGCAGCCAGCAAGAATAGAAGATTTAATTAGTTATATCGACCTGGCGCCAACAGTTTTAAATATGGCAGGAGCGGAAGTACCAGAATGGATTCAAGGAAAAGAAATCTTTAATGAACTTTACTCAACGCCAAGAGAATATATTTATGCCGGAAGGGATCGTATGGATAATCGATACGATACGCGAAGGGCAGTTAGGGATAATCAATATAAGTATATCTACAACTATAATCCAGAACAGATTTATTCCCAGCAAATTACCTTTTTAAATCAAATGCCATTAATGCATCAAATTTGGGAAATGGAAAAGGCTGGAAAACTAAATAGGGATCAATCGTACTGGTTGGATAAACCCAAGCCTAAAGAAGAGTTGTTCGATATTCAAAAAGATCCTTTTGAACTGAATAATTTAGCGGAAGATGAAGCTTATAAGCCCGTGTTGGAGCGTATGAGAACTGCTTTAAAAGACTGGCAAAACGAATATGGGGATTGGGAAGATACACCAGAAACAGAGCAGGCGGAAAAAATGTGGCCTGGTGGGAAACAACCGTTGACTGCAAATCCTGTGATAAAAAAAGATGGAGATAAAATTGAAATCTCTTGTCCTACCGAAGGTGCTAGCATTGCATATAAATTTAATGAAAACGAAAATTGGAAAATCTATACAGCTCCAGTTTCGGTTGAAGATAAAAAGCAAATTTTTGTAAAAAGTGTTAGATATGGCTACAAAGCAAGCGATACCATTACACAAGTTCTAGAAAATTAA
- a CDS encoding ADP-ribosylglycohydrolase family protein, with protein sequence MKKITFEDYKNKVLGGWVGKCAGGILGAPIEGFKNFNKIPFTDDLFATNFANDDLDLQVLWLDMILKKGADVREQDFNEHWQNHVEFPWCEYGIAMRNIRLGLDNPSTGKHNNWYWDTGMGSPIRSEIWGMVTPGHPKLAAFYAGIDSRLDHAGFSVTAEQYLSACASIAFFETDIKEVLVKGLAYIPADSDVAQLVNQVFEWDRDYDFKIVAAKIKSVYGDADFTSAPMNIGFTILSLLHTEHSFDFLIDALHLGHDSDCVVATAGALLGIVLGYDGIPQLWKDRVGDELLVSPEIVNIYCPDTLTELAELTCKAGLSFVDTENGIEITDCPNELKTDFPKKLYALNVETLILPNPVTKTKGHAVIHYENLTKQDQQIRLSIDSDYLKGQKIDLAVKAKSKVSEKVEIDLKKVNFDNSKVTIPYKITVNLNDHTESYKKGFPFYGSWLLMGPFIEDDESLVPFHPKYPDHGLDSLPSVKYMNQDKKCAEKEFISIPEIKTLIKDKSIFAQPYQTKIISPNEMKMDLKEHFHGIGERALYLYTEVTSSTDVKKWLALGAAGYLTVWFNNKQVYKNDQLVRSYPIAHSVELDFKKGTNSILIRLDAFLDDFKIEVGLKEFNNKHPHQEQWDTELQFNCIDSLS encoded by the coding sequence ATGAAAAAAATCACTTTTGAAGATTACAAAAATAAAGTCCTAGGAGGATGGGTTGGAAAATGTGCCGGTGGAATTTTAGGTGCTCCTATTGAAGGATTCAAAAATTTTAATAAAATACCCTTTACCGACGATCTTTTTGCTACAAATTTTGCCAACGACGACCTCGATCTACAAGTGCTATGGTTGGACATGATTTTGAAGAAAGGAGCAGATGTAAGGGAACAAGACTTTAATGAGCATTGGCAAAATCATGTGGAATTCCCTTGGTGTGAATACGGAATTGCCATGAGAAATATTAGATTAGGTCTAGACAACCCCTCTACAGGAAAACACAATAATTGGTATTGGGATACTGGTATGGGATCACCCATAAGAAGTGAGATATGGGGAATGGTTACCCCAGGACATCCAAAATTGGCTGCTTTCTATGCAGGAATTGATTCCCGTTTGGATCACGCGGGTTTCTCGGTTACCGCAGAGCAATACCTTTCTGCCTGTGCTTCCATTGCTTTCTTCGAAACCGATATTAAGGAAGTATTAGTAAAAGGATTAGCATATATCCCAGCAGATTCTGATGTTGCTCAGCTTGTAAATCAAGTTTTTGAATGGGATAGGGATTACGATTTTAAAATAGTTGCTGCAAAAATAAAAAGTGTTTATGGCGATGCAGATTTTACCTCTGCTCCAATGAATATTGGGTTTACTATTTTATCCTTGCTTCATACCGAACATTCTTTCGATTTCTTGATAGATGCTTTGCACCTTGGCCATGATAGCGATTGCGTAGTAGCAACAGCAGGAGCCCTACTTGGAATTGTGTTGGGCTACGATGGCATTCCGCAATTATGGAAAGATAGGGTTGGCGACGAATTGTTGGTGAGTCCAGAAATTGTAAATATCTATTGTCCAGATACACTTACCGAATTAGCTGAGTTAACCTGTAAAGCTGGATTGAGTTTTGTGGATACCGAAAACGGTATTGAAATTACAGATTGCCCAAATGAATTAAAAACAGATTTCCCTAAAAAGCTTTATGCCTTAAATGTGGAGACCTTAATACTCCCAAATCCAGTTACCAAAACTAAGGGACACGCTGTAATTCATTATGAGAATCTTACAAAACAAGACCAACAAATACGCCTATCGATAGATAGCGACTATTTAAAAGGACAAAAAATCGATTTAGCAGTAAAGGCAAAAAGTAAGGTTTCTGAAAAAGTGGAGATTGATTTAAAGAAAGTAAATTTCGATAATTCCAAAGTTACTATTCCATACAAAATAACTGTTAACTTGAATGATCATACTGAAAGTTATAAAAAAGGATTCCCTTTCTACGGAAGTTGGCTTTTAATGGGACCTTTTATAGAAGATGATGAAAGTTTAGTGCCTTTTCACCCGAAGTATCCAGATCATGGATTGGATTCCCTGCCTTCTGTAAAATACATGAATCAAGATAAGAAGTGCGCAGAGAAAGAATTTATCTCAATACCCGAAATTAAAACGCTTATAAAAGATAAATCTATTTTTGCACAACCTTACCAAACCAAAATAATCTCCCCTAACGAGATGAAAATGGATCTAAAGGAACACTTCCATGGTATCGGGGAGCGCGCTTTATATTTGTATACTGAGGTAACCTCTTCTACGGATGTAAAAAAATGGTTGGCCTTGGGTGCCGCCGGTTATCTTACCGTATGGTTTAACAACAAACAAGTTTATAAAAACGACCAGTTAGTTAGGTCTTACCCTATAGCTCATAGCGTTGAATTGGATTTTAAAAAAGGAACAAATTCTATTTTAATTAGATTGGACGCCTTCCTAGATGACTTTAAAATTGAAGTTGGACTCAAAGAGTTCAATAACAAACATCCTCATCAAGAACAGTGGGATACAGAATTACAATTTAATTGTATCGATAGTTTGTCATAA
- a CDS encoding RagB/SusD family nutrient uptake outer membrane protein yields the protein MKKTIKYLTIGLLLLIGSFSSCNDSFLEDAEVLNNLNGSTFYSSPDDAVAAVTGAYTILQSRDYYKVQIYALEYALGDYAFTEGGFQYANFENFQFDNTQLEVRGLWDSSFLGIARANVVLERVPEIEFTDEKLKERILGEAHFLRGLYYFFLVKLYGDAPIIDKIVEGPSDPLYFPSRSPKEEVYAFIEADLKAAIDLLPAKEDYADADVGRATKGSAQGYLGKVYLYQEKFQEARDAFKKVIDGQVGNYALVPNYEDNFTDTNENNQESLFEIQFVGGTGNVWAGDDTGEETESTYFGTLFGPGPQVFGNAYPSDDVNAMFDANPNDTIRRKYTVARPGDTWRSWDPVEIEDWNSRIPQAGGNSAIRKGNLGPDESLLQSGINWRLMRYADVLLMFAEAENEVSGPTAAAYAAINEVRARAMVDPLTRGMSKDEFFNAIRMERRLELTFEVSRYFDLIRWGLGSEMPGFKVGKNELLPVPASALNSNPNLAPQNPGW from the coding sequence ATGAAGAAAACAATAAAATATTTAACAATAGGACTTCTATTATTAATAGGATCTTTTAGTAGCTGTAACGATTCGTTTCTAGAAGATGCGGAAGTCCTAAATAACTTAAACGGATCTACTTTCTATTCATCACCAGATGATGCTGTAGCCGCAGTAACTGGAGCGTATACTATACTGCAAAGTAGAGATTATTACAAGGTTCAAATCTATGCTTTGGAGTATGCCTTGGGTGATTATGCCTTTACGGAAGGAGGGTTTCAATATGCAAATTTTGAAAATTTTCAATTCGATAATACGCAATTAGAGGTTAGAGGTCTTTGGGATTCATCTTTCCTTGGTATCGCTAGAGCCAATGTGGTTTTAGAAAGGGTTCCCGAAATTGAATTTACAGATGAAAAATTAAAAGAAAGAATATTGGGCGAAGCACATTTTTTAAGAGGTCTCTATTATTTCTTTCTAGTGAAATTATATGGGGATGCACCCATAATAGACAAAATTGTTGAAGGACCAAGCGATCCTCTTTACTTTCCTTCTAGAAGTCCTAAAGAAGAAGTTTATGCATTTATTGAAGCGGATTTAAAAGCTGCAATAGATTTGCTCCCCGCAAAAGAAGATTATGCTGATGCTGATGTTGGAAGAGCTACGAAAGGATCTGCCCAAGGATATTTGGGAAAAGTATATTTATATCAAGAAAAATTTCAAGAAGCTAGGGATGCGTTTAAAAAAGTAATTGACGGACAGGTTGGAAATTATGCTTTAGTGCCTAATTATGAAGATAATTTTACCGATACTAATGAAAACAATCAAGAGTCATTGTTTGAAATTCAATTCGTAGGCGGAACAGGTAATGTTTGGGCAGGTGATGATACTGGTGAAGAAACTGAGAGTACTTATTTCGGAACTTTATTTGGTCCAGGACCTCAGGTTTTTGGAAATGCCTACCCATCTGATGATGTAAATGCAATGTTCGACGCTAATCCGAATGATACTATTAGAAGAAAGTATACCGTAGCAAGACCAGGAGATACTTGGAGATCTTGGGATCCGGTTGAAATTGAAGACTGGAATTCTAGAATTCCTCAAGCTGGAGGGAATTCTGCAATTCGAAAGGGTAATTTAGGGCCGGATGAATCTTTACTACAATCTGGGATCAATTGGCGATTAATGAGGTATGCAGATGTTTTATTAATGTTTGCCGAGGCAGAGAATGAAGTTAGTGGGCCAACAGCGGCGGCTTACGCGGCCATTAATGAGGTAAGGGCAAGAGCCATGGTAGATCCACTAACACGAGGGATGTCTAAAGATGAATTCTTTAATGCCATCCGTATGGAGAGAAGATTGGAATTAACTTTTGAAGTTTCAAGGTACTTTGATCTTATACGTTGGGGCTTAGGAAGTGAAATGCCCGGATTTAAAGTTGGCAAGAATGAATTGCTTCCTGTTCCTGCATCAGCATTGAATTCAAATCCTAATTTAGCACCTCAAAATCCTGGTTGGTAA
- a CDS encoding SusC/RagA family TonB-linked outer membrane protein has protein sequence MKTSYYLKTFVLLLFFFAFNISNVWSQNATSISGKVLGEDGVPLPGATVIEKGTSNGTQTDFDGNFSLSVENPQKAVLTISYVGFATQEFPLQSQNNFTITLKEDFAKLDEVVVVAYGTQEKGNITGAIASVGSENLEGRPVADFQNALQGQVAGLNITSSSGAPGGRSSAVIRGVGSITGGSSPLYVIDGNIMNNFIGSQGPGFTQPDPLSTINPADIESVTVLKDASASAIYGSRAANGVILITTKRGKSGKAKIEFNTYTGFQTATNTLDLLNSSQYQQVWNAARDNAGESRIPALDGTNLTVDTDWQDEVLRSAPMQNYQLSATGGGENTRYYTSLSYLNQEGIVIGTGLERFSLQLNSDTRLGKFKMGNSLTVSRSKFDKESVNAGQTILTWAIVNAPNVPVYNPDSLGGFGGPTPADGEPTLNPVAAQELVTSENTVNRILGNVYAQYDILNGLTFKVNAGFDLITFHDRFAAPDFELGGLQIPGFEQGSEVSEYRGENNSILLENTLNYKRKLGKHNIDLLAGYSIQQTEYSDVRVRVLGEYVGTGLPVINGSNDINTASGLINEGRITSFFSRAMYDYDDRYLFTANFRRDGSSRFDPSKFYGNFYSFSAGWNISNEDFMKDSFISNLKLRASYGGLGNDQISGAPNFTLNQNARYVLGTGQVITSGVVPIGTIYNRDLSWETQTQANFGLDLGIFENRLNFTVDYFDKKSEDLLFPVPTPTTTGFTKINLNAGEVTNKGWEITVNYSDRIGEDFRLGAGFNFTTIKNEVTKLAQDLEAFEGSAFGQLSGAQRTRVEVGHSVRSFYGYKVEGIFQSIAEVNAAADQGDLTAPGDLRYADISGPDGTPDGVIDENDRTFIGDAVPDVSYGFNLNLGYKNFDLSAQFQGVYGNDIWSETKFYTQSYARTNNLSTAVLNAWTPQNPSTTTPRTYPQTLADNDRVSDFFIEDGSYLRLKNLQIGYTFSNEVLDKLGNLSKFRLYMAGQNVFTIADYTDVGFDPEIGSGGIDNVVYPQARTITFGLQLGF, from the coding sequence ATGAAAACAAGCTATTACTTAAAAACTTTTGTTTTACTGTTGTTTTTCTTCGCATTCAACATTTCAAATGTTTGGTCGCAAAACGCCACTAGCATTTCGGGAAAAGTGTTGGGTGAAGATGGGGTTCCTTTACCGGGTGCCACTGTTATAGAGAAAGGCACATCGAATGGAACCCAAACCGATTTTGACGGAAATTTTAGTCTTAGTGTGGAAAATCCACAAAAGGCAGTGTTAACCATAAGCTATGTAGGCTTCGCGACACAGGAATTCCCACTTCAAAGTCAAAACAATTTTACCATAACTCTTAAAGAAGATTTTGCAAAACTAGATGAAGTTGTTGTTGTTGCGTATGGTACTCAAGAAAAGGGAAATATAACTGGAGCCATAGCATCTGTCGGATCCGAGAATCTAGAAGGTCGTCCCGTAGCAGATTTTCAGAATGCATTGCAGGGACAAGTAGCAGGATTGAACATTACAAGTAGTTCTGGTGCTCCAGGAGGGAGAAGTAGTGCAGTTATTCGTGGTGTCGGTAGTATTACAGGTGGAAGTTCTCCTTTATATGTAATTGATGGAAACATTATGAATAATTTTATTGGTAGTCAAGGGCCAGGATTTACACAACCAGATCCATTGTCCACTATAAACCCTGCCGATATTGAATCTGTGACGGTATTAAAAGACGCCTCTGCGTCTGCAATTTATGGTTCTAGAGCGGCTAATGGGGTTATTTTGATAACAACAAAGAGGGGTAAATCGGGCAAAGCGAAAATTGAATTTAACACATACACAGGTTTTCAAACCGCCACTAATACCTTAGATCTTCTAAATTCTTCTCAATATCAACAGGTTTGGAACGCCGCTAGGGATAATGCGGGAGAAAGCAGAATTCCTGCTTTGGATGGTACAAATTTAACCGTAGATACCGATTGGCAGGATGAAGTATTGCGTTCGGCTCCTATGCAAAATTACCAGTTAAGTGCAACTGGCGGAGGTGAAAATACTAGATATTATACTTCCTTAAGTTATTTAAACCAAGAAGGGATAGTTATTGGTACGGGATTGGAAAGATTTTCATTACAACTAAATTCTGATACCCGTTTAGGGAAATTCAAAATGGGGAATTCCTTGACCGTTTCTAGATCTAAGTTTGATAAAGAGAGTGTTAATGCAGGTCAGACAATTTTAACTTGGGCAATTGTAAATGCTCCAAACGTACCGGTTTATAATCCTGATTCTTTAGGAGGGTTTGGTGGACCGACTCCTGCAGATGGAGAACCTACCTTGAACCCGGTTGCAGCGCAAGAGTTGGTGACCAGTGAAAACACTGTAAACAGAATCTTAGGGAATGTATATGCACAATACGATATTTTAAACGGACTTACTTTTAAAGTAAATGCTGGTTTCGATTTAATAACATTCCATGATCGTTTCGCAGCACCAGATTTTGAGTTAGGAGGTTTGCAAATTCCTGGTTTTGAACAGGGATCAGAAGTCTCTGAATATAGAGGTGAAAACAATTCCATATTATTGGAAAACACTCTAAACTATAAAAGGAAATTAGGGAAACATAATATCGACCTTTTAGCCGGTTATTCCATTCAACAAACGGAATATTCAGACGTGCGAGTGCGAGTGCTCGGAGAATATGTAGGGACAGGACTGCCAGTAATCAATGGTTCCAACGATATAAATACAGCAAGTGGTTTAATTAATGAAGGAAGAATTACTTCTTTTTTCAGCCGTGCGATGTATGATTACGATGACCGTTATTTATTTACGGCAAATTTTCGTAGAGATGGATCTTCAAGATTCGACCCTTCAAAGTTTTATGGTAATTTTTATTCTTTCTCAGCCGGTTGGAATATTAGTAACGAAGATTTTATGAAGGACAGCTTCATAAGTAATTTAAAATTAAGAGCTAGTTATGGTGGATTGGGGAACGATCAAATTTCTGGGGCACCAAATTTTACCTTAAATCAGAACGCGAGGTATGTACTAGGAACAGGCCAAGTTATTACATCAGGGGTAGTGCCAATAGGTACAATCTACAACAGGGATCTTAGTTGGGAGACCCAAACACAAGCAAATTTTGGATTGGATTTAGGAATTTTTGAAAATAGATTAAACTTTACAGTAGACTATTTCGATAAAAAATCTGAAGACCTACTCTTTCCAGTTCCAACGCCTACCACTACTGGTTTTACAAAAATAAATTTAAATGCAGGAGAGGTTACCAATAAAGGATGGGAAATAACTGTTAATTATAGTGATCGTATAGGTGAAGATTTTAGACTCGGAGCCGGGTTTAATTTCACCACCATAAAAAATGAAGTTACAAAGCTAGCTCAAGATTTAGAGGCCTTTGAAGGTTCTGCTTTTGGTCAGCTTTCAGGAGCTCAGAGAACACGTGTAGAGGTTGGGCATTCTGTTAGATCTTTTTACGGATATAAGGTAGAAGGGATATTTCAATCCATCGCAGAAGTGAATGCAGCAGCAGACCAAGGTGATTTAACGGCGCCTGGGGATTTGAGATATGCAGATATTAGTGGTCCAGATGGTACTCCAGACGGCGTAATTGATGAAAACGATAGAACATTTATTGGAGACGCAGTTCCAGATGTTTCTTACGGATTCAACTTAAATTTAGGTTATAAAAACTTCGATCTTAGTGCCCAATTTCAAGGGGTGTATGGAAATGATATTTGGAGTGAAACCAAATTCTATACTCAAAGTTATGCGCGAACAAATAATCTTTCAACGGCTGTTTTAAATGCATGGACTCCGCAAAACCCATCTACCACTACACCAAGAACCTATCCTCAAACGTTGGCGGATAATGATCGCGTTTCCGATTTCTTTATCGAAGACGGTTCTTACTTACGTCTAAAAAACCTTCAGATTGGTTACACTTTTTCGAATGAAGTCCTGGATAAGCTTGGAAACCTTTCGAAATTTAGGTTGTATATGGCTGGACAGAATGTATTTACCATAGCCGATTATACAGATGTTGGGTTCGATCCAGAGATTGGAAGTGGAGGTATAGACAATGTGGTTTATCCACAAGCGAGAACAATTACTTTTGGTTTACAATTAGGATTTTAA
- a CDS encoding AraC family transcriptional regulator → MAVALFIWGFIQSFIVGLIIPMVKRVKANFLLSAIFIITASNILFQYLLRYRELKNTHPNYLIVPDILDLVLPSLVLLYVNYILGKPLLKRRYGYFIIPIIWSVILILYVNLIESFTFETYIGTNFHKLSLSIIFGWKFFLFYKALTLYKKEFKLANSKNISLFLWPKVLVIFMGLIAYIAFVNMIYWFIVGVHHDASGFAQIMQQLTEINYLLFTSSIIFMTIFFAFKYPKILSGAPIVKRVDEAALPDGKKLLKKLNTLIDDEKVHLDTELDEKKLADIMGIQSYLLSKLINDYLGKSFSEFINEKRIEEAQRLLTSKEHKDLTVFAVAIDSGFRSESVFYVNFKKISGCTPNQYKQRKLGAKV, encoded by the coding sequence ATGGCTGTAGCATTATTCATTTGGGGTTTTATCCAAAGTTTTATTGTCGGACTTATTATTCCTATGGTAAAGCGGGTAAAGGCTAATTTTTTATTGTCAGCAATATTTATAATCACCGCCTCCAATATATTATTTCAATACTTATTACGCTATCGCGAACTAAAGAATACCCATCCTAATTATTTAATAGTACCCGATATTTTAGACCTAGTGCTACCTTCCTTGGTATTGCTTTACGTGAACTATATTTTGGGAAAACCTTTGTTAAAAAGAAGATATGGGTATTTTATAATTCCTATTATTTGGTCCGTCATTCTAATATTATATGTCAATCTTATTGAAAGTTTTACATTCGAGACCTATATCGGCACCAATTTTCATAAACTGAGTTTATCGATAATTTTTGGTTGGAAATTTTTCTTGTTTTATAAAGCGTTAACCCTTTATAAAAAAGAATTTAAGCTTGCAAATTCCAAGAATATTTCCCTATTTCTTTGGCCGAAGGTATTGGTGATATTTATGGGGTTAATCGCATATATAGCTTTTGTGAATATGATTTACTGGTTTATTGTGGGAGTACATCACGATGCTTCCGGGTTTGCGCAGATCATGCAACAGCTAACAGAAATAAATTATCTCTTGTTTACGAGCTCCATTATATTCATGACCATATTCTTTGCTTTTAAATACCCTAAAATTTTATCTGGCGCTCCTATTGTTAAAAGGGTCGATGAAGCGGCTTTGCCGGATGGTAAAAAACTTCTAAAAAAGCTTAATACTCTTATAGATGATGAAAAAGTTCACTTAGATACTGAGTTGGATGAAAAAAAACTGGCAGATATAATGGGTATTCAGTCTTATTTACTATCCAAACTTATTAATGACTATTTAGGAAAATCTTTTAGTGAGTTTATTAATGAAAAACGTATTGAAGAAGCACAACGATTATTAACCAGTAAGGAGCACAAAGATCTTACCGTCTTTGCGGTGGCAATAGATAGTGGTTTTAGATCGGAATCGGTTTTCTATGTTAACTTTAAAAAAATAAGCGGCTGCACTCCAAATCAATATAAGCAAAGGAAATTAGGTGCCAAAGTCTAG
- a CDS encoding sulfatase family protein — protein MKISRYIFPLAILLMVCISCKETKSKKASSTLSKKLPNIVLIVADDMGYGDISALNPSAKLKTPHLDSLLKNGIHFTDAHASSSVCTPSRYSILTGEYAWRSSLKRGVTWGYSQPIIPNEKETIASFLKKHGYETGFIGKWHLGLGWQAKKGITPPWETETHPSKYNGTDIDHAASLKSGPTTLGFDYFYGIPASLDMSPYCFIENNNVLDLPMHPIEAKESEKIPGLTQWKKGLASNNFSHGEVLTKLTDKAINYITENTAKDVPYFLNFSLTAPHSPILPSEKFMGSSEAGPYGDFVQMVDAVVGKITSTIKNTKQVNNTIILFTSDNGAPLFYLNPESTHQPNYIYRGQKADIYEGGHRIPLLASWKGHFPENLKIDSPAILMDIFATVADIIEKPIPPNVAIDSKSFLPNLKGDSTFVAHQDFLIHHSSRGFFAIRKDSLKLIDGLGSGGFTKPYKLKPEEGQPNFQVFNLKKDLEEENNLASEESKKQDSLLQILRTFTKDGK, from the coding sequence ATGAAAATTTCAAGATATATTTTCCCATTGGCTATTTTACTAATGGTTTGTATTTCCTGTAAAGAAACAAAATCCAAAAAAGCCTCTTCTACATTATCAAAAAAACTACCCAATATTGTTCTAATTGTAGCAGATGATATGGGTTATGGAGATATTTCTGCGCTAAATCCTTCAGCCAAGTTGAAGACCCCGCATTTGGATTCGCTTCTAAAAAACGGAATACATTTTACAGATGCGCACGCTTCTTCTTCCGTTTGTACCCCAAGCAGATATAGCATCTTAACGGGAGAGTATGCTTGGAGAAGTTCACTAAAAAGAGGGGTTACTTGGGGATATTCTCAACCTATTATTCCGAATGAAAAAGAAACCATTGCTTCTTTCTTGAAAAAACATGGATACGAAACAGGGTTTATAGGCAAATGGCACCTAGGCCTTGGCTGGCAGGCAAAAAAAGGAATTACTCCACCTTGGGAAACCGAAACACATCCTTCAAAATATAATGGAACCGACATTGATCATGCAGCTTCATTAAAAAGTGGGCCAACCACCCTTGGTTTTGACTATTTCTACGGAATACCAGCTTCCCTGGACATGAGCCCTTATTGTTTTATTGAAAACAACAATGTTTTAGACCTTCCTATGCACCCAATAGAAGCTAAGGAAAGTGAGAAAATCCCTGGGCTTACTCAATGGAAAAAAGGCTTGGCCAGTAATAATTTCTCACATGGGGAAGTTCTGACCAAATTAACCGATAAGGCCATTAATTATATAACCGAAAATACAGCTAAAGATGTCCCCTATTTTTTAAATTTCTCCCTTACCGCTCCACATTCACCCATACTTCCTTCTGAAAAATTTATGGGAAGTAGCGAAGCAGGACCTTACGGAGACTTTGTTCAAATGGTTGATGCTGTGGTGGGAAAAATAACCAGTACTATTAAAAACACCAAACAAGTTAACAATACTATTATTTTATTTACAAGCGACAATGGCGCACCTCTTTTCTACCTAAACCCTGAATCTACCCATCAGCCAAATTACATTTATAGAGGCCAAAAGGCAGATATTTATGAAGGAGGCCATAGAATTCCACTTCTCGCTAGTTGGAAAGGTCATTTTCCTGAAAATCTTAAAATTGATTCCCCTGCGATTCTTATGGATATCTTCGCAACTGTCGCAGATATAATTGAAAAGCCAATTCCACCAAATGTGGCCATCGATAGCAAAAGTTTTTTACCTAATTTAAAAGGGGACTCTACTTTTGTGGCACATCAAGATTTTTTAATACATCATAGTTCTAGAGGTTTCTTTGCCATTAGAAAAGACTCCTTAAAATTAATAGATGGTTTGGGGTCGGGAGGTTTTACTAAGCCTTACAAATTAAAACCTGAAGAAGGACAACCAAATTTTCAAGTCTTCAACTTAAAAAAAGATCTAGAAGAGGAAAATAACTTAGCTTCCGAAGAGAGTAAAAAGCAGGATAGCCTATTGCAAATTCTAAGAACCTTCACCAAAGACGGGAAATAA